Genomic DNA from Mauremys reevesii isolate NIE-2019 unplaced genomic scaffold, ASM1616193v1 Contig21, whole genome shotgun sequence:
CCGGACACCATAAGTCCGGTTACCATAATTTTCTTTAGTTTTCTAGTGTgctgtaaaaaataaaacctgaaatTAGCATAATATATCTGTCAAAACAATATATTTGATTGAATCTTTGAATAACTTTTTCAGTGCACAGTCAGAAGCAGTAGGGACCAACTAGCCTTTAAAGAGTTAAGGACCTAGTCAGCTGGCATCAATGGTCAGCAACATAGTTAGCGTTGTGCCATCCACAGTCAACGCTGTTTTATCTATCAGCTAAACTATGCTGCAGTCACACTAGTGCGAGGTGAAATGGCGGAACCCGAAAAGAAAAAGATTCAAAGGCGGTGCTCTTTTAAAGACGAGTGGTTGCAACTCCCAGAGTATCGGAATTGGCTTACAAAGGCAAGTGAGGAGTCGGGATACTGTTCTATTTGTCGTGTTCAGTTCAAGGTTCCCTTGGGTTCTGTAAAAGCTATCCAGCATCATGCAGAGACAGCGGGTCACCAAATCAGAGTACGAGGGCaagtccagtccagtccagtcgaTAAATGCTTCGTAAAGACTGATACTTCCGAAGAACAACAGGGGTGCATGGCTGAATTGCTCTTAACATACCATGGAGTTAAACACCACCACAGCTACCATTCTCAAGACTGTGGAAATATACTGTACCCCTCCATTTTCACTGATTCCAAGATAGCTTCCAAAATTCACTGTGGAAGGAGTAAAGCGGAGGCTTTGATTGAGAATGTATTGGCACCCCATTCACTAAAACTGGCTGTGCAAGACATTGGCTCTACATCGTTTTCAATAGTGACAGATGCTTCTAATAAAGGGAACACAAAATTATTCCCAGTTGCCCTCCGCTACTTTAACAAAAATAAGGGAAGCTGCACATGTATCGTAGACTTTTTCGAGGATGCAGATGAAACATCAGAGGCAATCGCAAACAACTTAAGGAGTTGTCTTCAAAATGCTGGTCTGATACATAATAAAATTGTGGCATATGGAGCAGACAACGCATCTGTCAATTTTGGAAAACACGAGTCTGTTTTGGTGCACCTAAAACAAATGTTGGATTTACCAAACCTTGTGCCAGGGTATTGCAGCACTCACATAGTGCACAACACAGCGAAACATGGCTTGAAAATGCTCTCTTATGATGTAGAGAATTTGGTCATCAAGGTGTTCAGTGAATTCTCGTCCAGTGCAAAGAATATTAGTGAACTTAAAGAGTTCTTTGACTTCCTGGAGACAGAATATTCGGAAATCTTACGCCATGTACCTACACGTTTTTTGACCCTTTTCACTGCCGTAGACAGGTTACTGAAGCATTGGCCTGCCCTCAAAGCTTACTTTGTGAACAAAGGAGAGGAAAAAGTGAGCTGCACAATATGGGCCTTTCTTCCTCAGCAAGAGGACGCAGTATCCGATGGTGACATTATTACACTTCCCGAGCTGTACATCTACTTTGTGCACAACATTCTGAGCCAATTTAACAACACCATAAAGGTTCTTGAAAGTGATTTCATCCAGGTAACTGAACTGCATGGCGTATTCAGCAGGCTGAGAAGAGAGATTCAGAATCGACAAGAGCAAGGCTTCTACGGGTACAAGGTGACACAGTTCTTGAAAAAACTGCCACCTAATGAGCAGAATAAATTTGTTGGCGATGCCCAACGGGCTTACACACGCATGCTACAGTACCTGGAAAAGTGGTTTGATTTCAGCGAAAACTCTTTCTATGTGTTGTGTGCACCACTCAATCTGGATGGACCCCTCGAGCTAGACAAACTGTGTGCTTTGACTACAAGCTGGGACATTCAAGTAGACGGAGATGAACTATTTACAGAAATGTGCTCATTGAATGATGCGCTACCAACCCTAAAGAGTTTGACAAATGATGCTGGATCGACGTTttccccacagcaacaagagcgAATCAATGTCTCTGAGGTGTGGGTAGAATTCTTTAAGCGCTGGGAGGCCCCGAACTTGCTTAAAATTGTGCAGCATGTGCTTGCTATACCACCCACCAACGCATTTGTGGAACGCGTTTTCAGTGTTATGAAAAACTTGTGGACTAACGAAAGGAATCAGCTCCATGTGGACATGGTGAAAGCTGAGTTATTAGTGCACTTCAACTATAAAATGACATGTGCCGAGTTTGCTGGGTTTTTGAAGACAAAAGCAGCGAATGAGCTTGTGGTGGCAGCAAGAAAAGAACAGAAGTATAAATGTAAGTCGTTCCAATTGCCACGCTCCTTAAACctgggtttgttttattttgtttgtatctTCTTAACACTGCAGAAGAAGTTAAAAAGTTTAATTGACAGTAATGTTTAAAATCTCTCCCTGGGGAGGCGAAGGGTATTTGAGTCACACGTTCCATTTCCCACATTCAAATCCTTGCAGCTCCTGGCCTTCTCCTGGTGCCTGCTCGGGCCgtgcagtgaaaatgagcgagtgagcgaAGGTGGGagagagcgagtgatggagggaagggggtggagtgagcaggggtggggcctccgGGCAGGTGGGCGGGAcgagggtgtttggttttctgcaattaggaagttggcaaccctacttccaAAGTCCCCCAGGGTCTGCTTCATCTTAGCCAGGTCAGAGTTGTTCCTAGAACTCTGGACACTTGGCAGTAGCTCCCTCTCTCCTGCCCTCACTACCTCTGATTTGTCACATGGGATGTGGTGTCCAGATttgtccccttctctctctcccttgggAAAGGGTTTGGGGAGGATTCTggtcctgatttttcagtttCTCCAGTGCTACTTGGGCTTGTTTCTCCCCTGTCCTTCTCCAGCGCAGGGAATGACTCGTgtctgcattctctctctctgtcccagcaggTGAGGAGATGATGAGTGAGATTGTGGAAGAGAATCCTCAGCAGGAAGATCCTGAGCAAGTTGAAACTCACGGAACTTTATTGGGTAGAGCTGAAGCGACTGTGTCCTGGAGTCCAGAGTGTGGAAAAGCTGGTGGGtctcagcacagcccagagagacagcagggaaaccagccagggaagaacaTGGGTAAATCCACTCAATGTGAAGGTGATTCGAAGAATCTTAGCAAAAATATGATGCACCAGAGATCGTCCAAAGCGGAAGGGAAAAACACATGCAccgaatgtgggaaaagcttcagccgGAGTTTATACCTTATTATACACCgcagaacccacacaggagaaagacct
This window encodes:
- the LOC120393505 gene encoding uncharacterized protein LOC120393505 isoform X1, with protein sequence MAEPEKKKIQRRCSFKDEWLQLPEYRNWLTKASEESGYCSICRVQFKVPLGSVKAIQHHAETAGHQIRVRGQVQSSPVDKCFVKTDTSEEQQGCMAELLLTYHGVKHHHSYHSQDCGNILYPSIFTDSKIASKIHCGRSKAEALIENVLAPHSLKLAVQDIGSTSFSIVTDASNKGNTKLFPVALRYFNKNKGSCTCIVDFFEDADETSEAIANNLRSCLQNAGLIHNKIVAYGADNASVNFGKHESVLVHLKQMLDLPNLVPGYCSTHIVHNTAKHGLKMLSYDVENLVIKVFSEFSSSAKNISELKEFFDFLETEYSEILRHVPTRFLTLFTAVDRLLKHWPALKAYFVNKGEEKVSCTIWAFLPQQEDAVSDGDIITLPELYIYFVHNILSQFNNTIKVLESDFIQVTELHGVFSRLRREIQNRQEQGFYGYKVTQFLKKLPPNEQNKFVGDAQRAYTRMLQYLEKWFDFSENSFYVLCAPLNLDGPLELDKLCALTTSWDIQVDGDELFTEMCSLNDALPTLKSLTNDAGSTFSPQQQERINVSEVWVEFFKRWEAPNLLKIVQHVLAIPPTNAFVERVFSVMKNLWTNERNQLHVDMVKAELLVHFNYKMTCAEFAGFLKTKAANELVVAARKEQKYKSGEEMMSEIVEENPQQEDPEQVETHGTLLGRAEATVSWSPECGKAGGSQHSPERQQGNQPGKNMGKSTQCEGDSKNLSKNMMHQRSSKAEGKNTCTECGKSFSRSLYLIIHRRTHTGERPHKCLQCGKNFIGIPTLKKHQKIHMREKSYQCPDCGKSFGERSHLIGHQRVHREAKTFICSQCGETFCNWSSFLRHERIHTGERAKPYSCPECGENFRDRTGLVRHQTTHTGEKPYNCLKCGESFSRRSNLTRHQKVHTGERPYKCLKCGKSFSQKSTRSRHLRTHWGENE
- the LOC120393505 gene encoding uncharacterized protein LOC120393505 isoform X2, translating into MAEPEKKKIQRRCSFKDEWLQLPEYRNWLTKASEESGYCSICRVQFKVPLGSVKAIQHHAETAGHQIRVRGQVQSSPVDKCFVKTDTSEEQQGCMAELLLTYHGVKHHHSYHSQDCGNILYPSIFTDSKIASKIHCGRSKAEALIENVLAPHSLKLAVQDIGSTSFSIVTDASNKGNTKLFPVALRYFNKNKGSCTCIVDFFEDADETSEAIANNLRSCLQNAGLIHNKIVAYGADNASVNFGKHESVLVHLKQMLDLPNLVPGYCSTHIVHNTAKHGLKMLSYDVENLVIKVFSEFSSSAKNISELKEFFDFLETEYSEILRHVPTRFLTLFTAVDRLLKHWPALKAYFVNKGEEKVSCTIWAFLPQQEDAVSDGDIITLPELYIYFVHNILSQFNNTIKVLESDFIQVTELHGVFSRLRREIQNRQEQGFYGYKVTQFLKKLPPNEQNKFVGDAQRAYTRMLQYLEKWFDFSENSFYVLCAPLNLDGPLELDKLCALTTSWDIQVDGDELFTEMCSLNDALPTLKSLTNDAGSTFSPQQQERINVSEVWVEFFKRWEAPNLLKIVQHVLAIPPTNAFVERVFSVMKNLWTNERNQLHVDMVKAELLVHFNYKMTCAEFAGFLKTKAANELVVAARKEQKYKCEEMMSEIVEENPQQEDPEQVETHGTLLGRAEATVSWSPECGKAGGSQHSPERQQGNQPGKNMGKSTQCEGDSKNLSKNMMHQRSSKAEGKNTCTECGKSFSRSLYLIIHRRTHTGERPHKCLQCGKNFIGIPTLKKHQKIHMREKSYQCPDCGKSFGERSHLIGHQRVHREAKTFICSQCGETFCNWSSFLRHERIHTGERAKPYSCPECGENFRDRTGLVRHQTTHTGEKPYNCLKCGESFSRRSNLTRHQKVHTGERPYKCLKCGKSFSQKSTRSRHLRTHWGENE
- the LOC120393505 gene encoding uncharacterized protein LOC120393505 isoform X3 — its product is MAELLLTYHGVKHHHSYHSQDCGNILYPSIFTDSKIASKIHCGRSKAEALIENVLAPHSLKLAVQDIGSTSFSIVTDASNKGNTKLFPVALRYFNKNKGSCTCIVDFFEDADETSEAIANNLRSCLQNAGLIHNKIVAYGADNASVNFGKHESVLVHLKQMLDLPNLVPGYCSTHIVHNTAKHGLKMLSYDVENLVIKVFSEFSSSAKNISELKEFFDFLETEYSEILRHVPTRFLTLFTAVDRLLKHWPALKAYFVNKGEEKVSCTIWAFLPQQEDAVSDGDIITLPELYIYFVHNILSQFNNTIKVLESDFIQVTELHGVFSRLRREIQNRQEQGFYGYKVTQFLKKLPPNEQNKFVGDAQRAYTRMLQYLEKWFDFSENSFYVLCAPLNLDGPLELDKLCALTTSWDIQVDGDELFTEMCSLNDALPTLKSLTNDAGSTFSPQQQERINVSEVWVEFFKRWEAPNLLKIVQHVLAIPPTNAFVERVFSVMKNLWTNERNQLHVDMVKAELLVHFNYKMTCAEFAGFLKTKAANELVVAARKEQKYKSGEEMMSEIVEENPQQEDPEQVETHGTLLGRAEATVSWSPECGKAGGSQHSPERQQGNQPGKNMGKSTQCEGDSKNLSKNMMHQRSSKAEGKNTCTECGKSFSRSLYLIIHRRTHTGERPHKCLQCGKNFIGIPTLKKHQKIHMREKSYQCPDCGKSFGERSHLIGHQRVHREAKTFICSQCGETFCNWSSFLRHERIHTGERAKPYSCPECGENFRDRTGLVRHQTTHTGEKPYNCLKCGESFSRRSNLTRHQKVHTGERPYKCLKCGKSFSQKSTRSRHLRTHWGENE